The following are encoded together in the Acidobacteriota bacterium genome:
- a CDS encoding thiamine pyrophosphate-dependent enzyme, with protein sequence MSRTETTPTLRESLATFLAERHPFAATAVLDAIGDRLDQLPLEDAGKLASSRRACAETLRESLLTETPPTADEITPAVEAADRRQQAIDQVVDDVDGFLERLGIAASLTADERREMLRGMMLTRATDNQLKAFFLGGEVRYGDTSFQGKGFRSLGQEAIYGCGIRLRRGPQWLDSEKGWQGDVVAPLIRDAGAAIAMCPDETMVRKILSAQMGKAGPPMDGRDFHVGDMDVGVLPASAPLSIATLTAAGMAMGFARAGDPRVALSFIGEGGSSLGEWHEAINLCAARSLPAVFCLQNNQTALSTPVGEQSAARVFADKALGYGIPGLTVDGTDIEAVTVAFAWAVERARRRDGPTLIELIAMRMCGHAHHDDMLYLGKEPQPSWDYPDPDPNGYVDVDRYGYWRQKDPIATHAARLIRDGVMTNDEIETVRGEVEEIVRHQSRTVIDSEWPDAADVGKNVFADFEVEGHRDPLAEPLSSEESMPALEVAPPFDRSGTTFLEAIMRGVGQALEDDPRVFVYGEDVGGKYGNAFLLLRPLLERFGDRILNSTLAEGGVLGVCVGAALAGQRPIGEIQFNDFVATGFNQLVNNASMIRYRWGGSVPMVVRMPWGGLRKAGPYHSQNTEPWFFRTPGLKIVTPSTPHDAQALMLSAVKDPDPVLFYEHIALYREPRIKQALPDSVAPLPLGRAALRRTGSDVLLVSYGAYVHSCLRVAERLAADGIDAGVLDLRTLVPLDRECLLRCARAIGRILFVHEGSKTGGIGQSLAAWVQEEAFESLDAPVRVLGALDTPVPYSPPLEEAFLVSDQRIEDAARRLAAY encoded by the coding sequence GTGTCCCGCACCGAAACAACGCCAACGCTCCGCGAATCGCTAGCGACATTCCTGGCCGAGCGGCATCCGTTTGCCGCAACCGCCGTCCTCGACGCGATCGGAGATCGGCTGGACCAACTTCCCCTCGAGGATGCCGGAAAGCTTGCGTCTTCACGGCGTGCTTGCGCGGAGACACTTCGAGAGTCGCTCTTGACGGAGACACCGCCGACGGCGGACGAGATCACTCCGGCCGTCGAAGCCGCGGATCGTCGACAGCAGGCGATCGATCAGGTCGTGGACGACGTTGACGGCTTTCTCGAGCGTCTGGGGATCGCGGCCAGCCTCACGGCCGACGAGCGTCGCGAGATGCTGCGGGGAATGATGCTGACCCGCGCGACGGACAATCAGCTGAAGGCCTTCTTCCTCGGCGGCGAGGTTCGCTATGGCGACACGTCGTTCCAGGGCAAGGGCTTTCGCTCGCTGGGTCAGGAAGCGATCTATGGCTGCGGAATTCGGTTACGTCGTGGACCGCAGTGGCTCGACTCGGAGAAGGGCTGGCAGGGCGACGTCGTCGCCCCGCTGATTCGTGATGCGGGTGCCGCGATCGCGATGTGTCCCGACGAGACGATGGTTCGCAAGATTCTCAGTGCCCAGATGGGAAAAGCGGGGCCCCCGATGGATGGCCGCGACTTCCATGTCGGGGATATGGACGTCGGCGTGCTACCGGCTTCGGCACCGCTTTCGATCGCCACCCTGACGGCGGCCGGAATGGCGATGGGCTTCGCCCGCGCCGGAGACCCACGGGTCGCCCTCTCGTTCATCGGCGAAGGCGGATCGTCGCTGGGTGAATGGCACGAAGCGATCAACCTCTGTGCCGCCCGCAGTCTCCCGGCAGTCTTCTGTCTACAGAACAACCAGACGGCACTATCGACGCCGGTCGGCGAACAGTCGGCGGCCCGGGTATTCGCCGACAAGGCCCTCGGCTACGGTATCCCGGGCCTCACGGTTGACGGGACGGACATCGAGGCCGTCACCGTCGCCTTTGCGTGGGCCGTCGAGCGCGCCCGGCGCAGGGACGGGCCGACACTGATCGAGTTGATCGCGATGCGGATGTGCGGTCATGCCCACCACGACGACATGCTCTATCTGGGAAAAGAGCCCCAGCCGTCGTGGGACTACCCTGATCCCGATCCCAACGGCTACGTCGATGTCGATCGCTACGGCTACTGGCGACAGAAGGACCCGATCGCGACGCATGCGGCAAGGCTGATACGCGATGGCGTCATGACAAACGACGAGATCGAGACGGTACGTGGAGAAGTCGAGGAGATCGTCCGTCACCAGTCGAGGACCGTCATCGACTCGGAATGGCCGGATGCCGCCGACGTCGGCAAGAACGTCTTCGCCGACTTCGAGGTGGAGGGACATCGCGACCCGCTCGCCGAGCCGCTCTCGTCCGAAGAGTCCATGCCTGCCCTGGAGGTCGCACCGCCGTTCGATCGATCGGGTACAACGTTTCTCGAAGCGATCATGCGTGGGGTCGGCCAGGCCCTCGAAGACGATCCCCGCGTGTTCGTCTATGGCGAGGACGTGGGTGGCAAGTACGGCAACGCGTTTCTCCTGCTGCGTCCATTGCTGGAACGCTTCGGCGACCGAATCCTGAACTCGACCCTCGCCGAGGGTGGGGTATTGGGCGTCTGTGTCGGCGCGGCGCTGGCGGGACAACGACCGATCGGCGAAATTCAGTTCAACGATTTCGTCGCGACCGGCTTCAACCAGCTGGTTAACAACGCGTCGATGATTCGCTATCGCTGGGGTGGCTCGGTTCCGATGGTCGTGCGAATGCCCTGGGGCGGTCTCCGCAAGGCGGGTCCTTATCACAGCCAGAACACCGAGCCGTGGTTCTTCCGAACACCCGGGCTGAAGATCGTGACGCCATCGACACCCCACGATGCCCAGGCCTTGATGTTGTCGGCGGTCAAGGACCCGGACCCGGTCTTGTTCTACGAACACATCGCCCTCTATCGGGAACCACGGATCAAGCAAGCCCTGCCCGACAGCGTGGCTCCCCTGCCCCTCGGTCGGGCGGCGCTTCGTCGAACCGGTTCGGACGTGCTGCTGGTCTCCTACGGCGCGTACGTACACTCCTGCCTGCGGGTGGCCGAACGACTCGCCGCCGACGGCATCGACGCGGGCGTCCTGGATCTTCGAACGTTGGTTCCGCTCGATCGTGAGTGTCTTCTGCGTTGTGCTCGCGCGATTGGCCGGATTCTCTTCGTCCACGAAGGGTCGAAGACCGGCGGCATCGGCCAGAGTCTCGCGGCCTGGGTCCAGGAAGAGGCATTCGAGAGTCTCGACGCACCGGTGAGAGTTCTAGGTGCGCTGGACACTCCCGTGCCCTACTCCCCGCCGCTGGAAGAGGCGTTCCTCGTCAGCGATCAACGGATCGAGGACGCGGCGCGTCGACTGGCCGCCTACTGA